The following proteins come from a genomic window of Nicotiana tomentosiformis chromosome 12, ASM39032v3, whole genome shotgun sequence:
- the LOC138902365 gene encoding uncharacterized protein, whose amino-acid sequence MSIGEMPYSLVYGTDAVIPVGEPSLRYFRESEPQNGDSRRQELDEVGKRRDMAYVRMVAQKQQAERYYNKSAKIRPLKVEDYMVKAKTQASKDTREGKLGTNWDDLYKITAAASKGSFTLETVEGKRLPNNWNITHLKYFNF is encoded by the coding sequence ATGAGTATAGGGGAAATGCCATACTCgctagtctatgggactgatgcagtaataccagTCGGGGAACCCAGTCTAAGATACTTCCGTGAAAGCGAACCCCAGAACGGTGACAGTAGAAGGCAGGAACTCGACGAAGTTGGgaaacgaagagatatggcctacgtgagaatggtcgcccaaaagcaacaagcaGAACGCTACTATAACAAAAGTGCAAAGATCAGGCCACTTAAAGTCGAGGACTACATGgttaaagctaaaacacaagcaagcaaagatacacgggaaggcaaactaggaacaaactGGGACGACCTCTACAAAATCACGGCAGCAGCAAGCAAAGGGTCATTCACACTAGAAACAGTGGAAGGAAAGCgattaccaaacaactggaatattacacacctcaaatacttcaacttttaa